From a region of the Syngnathus scovelli strain Florida chromosome 19, RoL_Ssco_1.2, whole genome shotgun sequence genome:
- the LOC125987393 gene encoding phosphatidylinositol 4-kinase beta isoform X3, whose protein sequence is MADTRVSFSPALRLLQLSPAHTPAPAPPSSSPTAFSCPSSPSSASSSSSSSSRYSESCSDCPTRRQRRRRPALRPQPARDERPSSLSASPCSSSRGGSSASLSSDVPDPAPAPSPPPEKELQVIDTEVALKACQEVLLKVQMQQQDGAIQEEDEERQADMCDLSPASDRSSWLLRLFQSKLFDASMAVAYLFKSKEPGVQAYIGNRLFGFPPSDVDFYLPQLLSMYVHMDGEVGDAIRPYLVHRCSGSIVFSLLCAWLLGAYSSDMHISAQRHSRGARLRKLILSDQLRPPAATTAAPASPCSSPGVSPSPRGHQRSKSDATTCSGPGGALRRTESNPKVEVQEPERLRPQRELVKSLLAIGRRLASLPGKEQKTQRLISELSLLNHKLPARVWLPTADFQHHLVRIPHTQAAVLNSKDKAPYIIYVEVLECENFETSPVPIRIPETRIRSARSADNLDCNADTAACAGATGGSLSGVHNYDNDDDAWATDDIGQLQVQTSSSDNLSQFSLDSLTSVESREMFVAAGDIRRRLSENLAQTPTSFRKDPEDPSAVALKEPWEDKVRRIQETSPYGHLSGWHLLPVIVKCGDDLRQELLAYQVLTQLQAIWRQERVPLWIKPYKILVMSSDSGMIEPVLNAVSLHQVRKQSQLSLLKYFLQEHGSFTTEQFLKAQRNFVQSCAGYSLVCYLLQVKDRHNGNILLDSEGHIIHIDFGFILSSSPRNLGFETSAFKLTDDFVEVMGGLNGDMFVYYKMLMLQGMIAARKHMDKVLHMVEIMQQGSHLACFQGSGTIRGLKERFHMSLTEEQLQLLVERMVDGSVRSITTKLYDSFQYMVNGIM, encoded by the exons ATGGCCGACACCCGAGTTTCCTTCTCTCCTGCTCTGCGTCTGCTCCAGCTAAGCCCCGCCCACACGCCAGCGCCCGCACCCCCGTCCTCGTCCCCTACCGCCTTTTCGTGCCCGTCGTCCCCCTCCAGCGCCTCGTCGTCATCCTCATCGTCATCGCGTTATTCCGAGAGTTGTTCGGACTGCCCGACTCGTCGGCAGCGCCGCCGACGCCCAGCGCTCCGCCCTCAGCCGGCCCGTGATGAGCGCCCGTCCTCGCTCAGCGCCAGTCCCTGCAGCTCCAGCCGCGGTGGCAGCAGTGCCAGCCTCAGCAGTGACGTCCCTGACCCCGCGCCCGCCCCCTCGCCCCCCCCTGAGAAGGAGCTCCAAG TGATTGACACAGAGGTGGCGCTGAAGGCGTGCCAGGAAGTTCTGCTGAAAGTCCAAATGCAGCAGCAGGACGGCGCCATCcaagaggaggacgaggagcggCAGGCAGACATGTGCGACCTCTCCCCTGCCTCCGATCGCTCGTCGTGGCTACTGCGCCTGTTCCAGTCCAAGCTATTTGATGCATCCATGGCGGTGGCGTACCTGTTCAAGTCAAAGGAGCCCGGCGTGCAGGCTTACATCGGGAACCGTCTCTTTGGCTTTCCACCCTCTGATGTGGACTTTTACTTGCCGCAGCTGCTCAGCATGTACGTGCACATGGATGGCGAGGTGGGCGACGCCATCCGACCGTACCTG GTGCACCGCTGCAGTGGTAGCATCGTCTTCTCGCTGCTGTGTGCGTGGCTGCTGGGCGCCTACTCGTCTGACATGCACATCTCGGCACAGCGACATTCACGAGGGGCCAGACTGCGAAAACTCATTCTGTCCGACCAGCTACGGCCCCCCGCTGCCACCACCGCCGCCCCAGCCTCGCCATGCTCCTCACCGGGCGTGTCACCCTCCCCAAGGGGCCACCAGAGATCCAAGTCGGACGCTACCACGTGCAGCGGCCCGGGTGGTGCCCTGCGCAGGACAGAAAGTAACCCCAAAGTGGAGGTGCAAGAG CCGGAGCGTCTGCGTCCTCAGCGCGAGCTGGTTAAGTCTCTGCTGGCGATCGGTCGCCGACTGGCCTCGCTGCCCGGCAAGGAGCAGAAGACGCAGCGTCTCATCTCGGAACTGTCACTGCTCAACCACAAGCTTCCCGCCAGAGTTTGGCTGCCCACGGCCGACTTTCAGCACCACCTGGTCAGGATTCCCCACACGCAAGCTGCCGTGCTCAACTCCAAAGACAAG GCTCCGTACATCATCTACGTGGAGGTGCTGGAGTGCGAAAACTTTGAAACGTCGCCCGTGCCCATCCGCATCCCCGAGACTCGGATCCGCTCGGCCCGGTCCGCCGACAACCTCGACTGCAATGCGGACACCGCCGCTTGCGCTGGTGCCACAGGTGGAAGCCTGTCCGGTGTGCACAACTACGACAACGACGATGACGCCTGGGCCACTGACGATATCGGACAGCTACAG GTTCAGACAAGTAGCAGTGACAACCTGAGTCAATTTTCGCTGGACAGCCTGACCAGCGTGGAGAGCAGGGAGATGTTTGTCGCCGCCGGAGATATCAG ACGCCGCCTGTCGGAGAACCTGGCCCAGACCCCCACTTCTTTCAGGAAAGACCCCGAGGATCCCTCGGCCGTCGCCCTCAAAGAGCCCTGGGAGGACAAAGTCAG GCGTATCCAGGAGACGTCCCCGTACGGCCACCTCTCCGGCTGGCATCTCCTTCCCGTCATCGTCAAGTGCGGAGACGACCTGAGACAAGAACTTTTGGCCTATCAGGTGCTCACCCAGCTACAG GCCATCTGGCGTCAGGAGCGAGTCCCTCTGTGGATCAAACCTTACAAGATCCTGGTGATGTCATCAGACAGCGGGATGATTGAACCTGTCCTCAACGCCGTCTCCCTGCATCAG GTGCGCAAACAAAGTCAGCTGTCGCTGCTGAAATACTTCCTGCAGGAACACGGCAGCTTCACCACCGAACAGTTCCTCAAAGCCCAGAGGAATTTCGTGCAGAGCTGCGCCGGCTACAGCCTTGTCTGTTACCTCCTGCAAGTCAAAGACAG GCACAATGGCAACATCCTCCTGGACTCTGAAGGTCACATCATTCATATCGACTTTGGCTTCATCTTGTCCAGCTCTCCGCGCAATCTCGGTTTCGAGACGTCCGCCTTTAAGCTGACCGACGACTTTGTGGAG GTGATGGGCGGCCTGAATGGCGACATGTTTGTCTACTACAAGATGCTGATGCTGCAGGGGATGATCGCGGCCAGGAAGCACATGGACAAGGTGCTGCACATGGTGGAGATCATGCAGCAAG GATCGCACCTGGCTTGCTTCCAAGGCTCGGGGACCATCCGCGGCCTGAAGGAGCGTTTCCACATGAGCCTGACGGAGGAGCAGCTGCAGCTGCTGGTGGAGCGAATGGTGGATGGCTCCGTGCGCTCCATCACCACCAAACTCTACGACTCCTTCCAGTACATGGTCAACGGCATCATGTGA
- the LOC125987393 gene encoding phosphatidylinositol 4-kinase beta isoform X5, with product MADTRVSFSPALRLLQLSPAHTPAPAPPSSSPTAFSCPSSPSSASSSSSSSSRYSESCSDCPTRRQRRRRPALRPQPARDERPSSLSASPCSSSRGGSSASLSSDVPDPAPAPSPPPEKELQVIDTEVALKACQEVLLKVQMQQQDGAIQEEDEERQADMCDLSPASDRSSWLLRLFQSKLFDASMAVAYLFKSKEPGVQAYIGNRLFGFPPSDVDFYLPQLLSMYVHMDGEVGDAIRPYLVHRCSGSIVFSLLCAWLLGAYSSDMHISAQRHSRGARLRKLILSDQLRPPAATTAAPASPCSSPGVSPSPRGHQRSKSDATTCSGPGGALRRTESNPKVEVQEPERLRPQRELVKSLLAIGRRLASLPGKEQKTQRLISELSLLNHKLPARVWLPTADFQHHLVRIPHTQAAVLNSKDKAPYIIYVEVLECENFETSPVPIRIPETRIRSARSADNLDCNADTAACAGATGGSLSGVHNYDNDDDAWATDDIGQLQTSSSDNLSQFSLDSLTSVESREMFVAAGDIRRRLSENLAQTPTSFRKDPEDPSAVALKEPWEDKVRRIQETSPYGHLSGWHLLPVIVKCGDDLRQELLAYQVLTQLQAIWRQERVPLWIKPYKILVMSSDSGMIEPVLNAVSLHQVRKQSQLSLLKYFLQEHGSFTTEQFLKAQRNFVQSCAGYSLVCYLLQVKDRHNGNILLDSEGHIIHIDFGFILSSSPRNLGFETSAFKLTDDFVEVMGGLNGDMFVYYKMLMLQGMIAARKHMDKVLHMVEIMQQGSHLACFQGSGTIRGLKERFHMSLTEEQLQLLVERMVDGSVRSITTKLYDSFQYMVNGIM from the exons ATGGCCGACACCCGAGTTTCCTTCTCTCCTGCTCTGCGTCTGCTCCAGCTAAGCCCCGCCCACACGCCAGCGCCCGCACCCCCGTCCTCGTCCCCTACCGCCTTTTCGTGCCCGTCGTCCCCCTCCAGCGCCTCGTCGTCATCCTCATCGTCATCGCGTTATTCCGAGAGTTGTTCGGACTGCCCGACTCGTCGGCAGCGCCGCCGACGCCCAGCGCTCCGCCCTCAGCCGGCCCGTGATGAGCGCCCGTCCTCGCTCAGCGCCAGTCCCTGCAGCTCCAGCCGCGGTGGCAGCAGTGCCAGCCTCAGCAGTGACGTCCCTGACCCCGCGCCCGCCCCCTCGCCCCCCCCTGAGAAGGAGCTCCAAG TGATTGACACAGAGGTGGCGCTGAAGGCGTGCCAGGAAGTTCTGCTGAAAGTCCAAATGCAGCAGCAGGACGGCGCCATCcaagaggaggacgaggagcggCAGGCAGACATGTGCGACCTCTCCCCTGCCTCCGATCGCTCGTCGTGGCTACTGCGCCTGTTCCAGTCCAAGCTATTTGATGCATCCATGGCGGTGGCGTACCTGTTCAAGTCAAAGGAGCCCGGCGTGCAGGCTTACATCGGGAACCGTCTCTTTGGCTTTCCACCCTCTGATGTGGACTTTTACTTGCCGCAGCTGCTCAGCATGTACGTGCACATGGATGGCGAGGTGGGCGACGCCATCCGACCGTACCTG GTGCACCGCTGCAGTGGTAGCATCGTCTTCTCGCTGCTGTGTGCGTGGCTGCTGGGCGCCTACTCGTCTGACATGCACATCTCGGCACAGCGACATTCACGAGGGGCCAGACTGCGAAAACTCATTCTGTCCGACCAGCTACGGCCCCCCGCTGCCACCACCGCCGCCCCAGCCTCGCCATGCTCCTCACCGGGCGTGTCACCCTCCCCAAGGGGCCACCAGAGATCCAAGTCGGACGCTACCACGTGCAGCGGCCCGGGTGGTGCCCTGCGCAGGACAGAAAGTAACCCCAAAGTGGAGGTGCAAGAG CCGGAGCGTCTGCGTCCTCAGCGCGAGCTGGTTAAGTCTCTGCTGGCGATCGGTCGCCGACTGGCCTCGCTGCCCGGCAAGGAGCAGAAGACGCAGCGTCTCATCTCGGAACTGTCACTGCTCAACCACAAGCTTCCCGCCAGAGTTTGGCTGCCCACGGCCGACTTTCAGCACCACCTGGTCAGGATTCCCCACACGCAAGCTGCCGTGCTCAACTCCAAAGACAAG GCTCCGTACATCATCTACGTGGAGGTGCTGGAGTGCGAAAACTTTGAAACGTCGCCCGTGCCCATCCGCATCCCCGAGACTCGGATCCGCTCGGCCCGGTCCGCCGACAACCTCGACTGCAATGCGGACACCGCCGCTTGCGCTGGTGCCACAGGTGGAAGCCTGTCCGGTGTGCACAACTACGACAACGACGATGACGCCTGGGCCACTGACGATATCGGACAGCTACAG ACAAGTAGCAGTGACAACCTGAGTCAATTTTCGCTGGACAGCCTGACCAGCGTGGAGAGCAGGGAGATGTTTGTCGCCGCCGGAGATATCAG ACGCCGCCTGTCGGAGAACCTGGCCCAGACCCCCACTTCTTTCAGGAAAGACCCCGAGGATCCCTCGGCCGTCGCCCTCAAAGAGCCCTGGGAGGACAAAGTCAG GCGTATCCAGGAGACGTCCCCGTACGGCCACCTCTCCGGCTGGCATCTCCTTCCCGTCATCGTCAAGTGCGGAGACGACCTGAGACAAGAACTTTTGGCCTATCAGGTGCTCACCCAGCTACAG GCCATCTGGCGTCAGGAGCGAGTCCCTCTGTGGATCAAACCTTACAAGATCCTGGTGATGTCATCAGACAGCGGGATGATTGAACCTGTCCTCAACGCCGTCTCCCTGCATCAG GTGCGCAAACAAAGTCAGCTGTCGCTGCTGAAATACTTCCTGCAGGAACACGGCAGCTTCACCACCGAACAGTTCCTCAAAGCCCAGAGGAATTTCGTGCAGAGCTGCGCCGGCTACAGCCTTGTCTGTTACCTCCTGCAAGTCAAAGACAG GCACAATGGCAACATCCTCCTGGACTCTGAAGGTCACATCATTCATATCGACTTTGGCTTCATCTTGTCCAGCTCTCCGCGCAATCTCGGTTTCGAGACGTCCGCCTTTAAGCTGACCGACGACTTTGTGGAG GTGATGGGCGGCCTGAATGGCGACATGTTTGTCTACTACAAGATGCTGATGCTGCAGGGGATGATCGCGGCCAGGAAGCACATGGACAAGGTGCTGCACATGGTGGAGATCATGCAGCAAG GATCGCACCTGGCTTGCTTCCAAGGCTCGGGGACCATCCGCGGCCTGAAGGAGCGTTTCCACATGAGCCTGACGGAGGAGCAGCTGCAGCTGCTGGTGGAGCGAATGGTGGATGGCTCCGTGCGCTCCATCACCACCAAACTCTACGACTCCTTCCAGTACATGGTCAACGGCATCATGTGA
- the LOC125987393 gene encoding phosphatidylinositol 4-kinase beta isoform X1, with translation MADTRVSFSPALRLLQLSPAHTPAPAPPSSSPTAFSCPSSPSSASSSSSSSSRYSESCSDCPTRRQRRRRPALRPQPARDERPSSLSASPCSSSRGGSSASLSSDVPDPAPAPSPPPEKELQVIDTEVALKACQEVLLKVQMQQQDGAIQEEDEERQADMCDLSPASDRSSWLLRLFQSKLFDASMAVAYLFKSKEPGVQAYIGNRLFGFPPSDVDFYLPQLLSMYVHMDGEVGDAIRPYLVHRCSGSIVFSLLCAWLLGAYSSDMHISAQRHSRGARLRKLILSDQLRPPAATTAAPASPCSSPGVSPSPRGHQRSKSDATTCSGPGGALRRTESNPKVEVQEPERLRPQRELVKSLLAIGRRLASLPGKEQKTQRLISELSLLNHKLPARVWLPTADFQHHLVRIPHTQAAVLNSKDKAPYIIYVEVLECENFETSPVPIRIPETRIRSARSADNLDCNADTAACAGATGGSLSGVHNYDNDDDAWATDDIGQLQVEVQTSSSDNLSQFSLDSLTSVESREMFVAAGDIRRRLSENLAQTPTSFRKDPEDPSAVALKEPWEDKVRRIQETSPYGHLSGWHLLPVIVKCGDDLRQELLAYQVLTQLQAIWRQERVPLWIKPYKILVMSSDSGMIEPVLNAVSLHQVRKQSQLSLLKYFLQEHGSFTTEQFLKAQRNFVQSCAGYSLVCYLLQVKDRHNGNILLDSEGHIIHIDFGFILSSSPRNLGFETSAFKLTDDFVEVMGGLNGDMFVYYKMLMLQGMIAARKHMDKVLHMVEIMQQGRRRARHSICVLTKHFGLQSKVSAIACVFVLPGSHLACFQGSGTIRGLKERFHMSLTEEQLQLLVERMVDGSVRSITTKLYDSFQYMVNGIM, from the exons ATGGCCGACACCCGAGTTTCCTTCTCTCCTGCTCTGCGTCTGCTCCAGCTAAGCCCCGCCCACACGCCAGCGCCCGCACCCCCGTCCTCGTCCCCTACCGCCTTTTCGTGCCCGTCGTCCCCCTCCAGCGCCTCGTCGTCATCCTCATCGTCATCGCGTTATTCCGAGAGTTGTTCGGACTGCCCGACTCGTCGGCAGCGCCGCCGACGCCCAGCGCTCCGCCCTCAGCCGGCCCGTGATGAGCGCCCGTCCTCGCTCAGCGCCAGTCCCTGCAGCTCCAGCCGCGGTGGCAGCAGTGCCAGCCTCAGCAGTGACGTCCCTGACCCCGCGCCCGCCCCCTCGCCCCCCCCTGAGAAGGAGCTCCAAG TGATTGACACAGAGGTGGCGCTGAAGGCGTGCCAGGAAGTTCTGCTGAAAGTCCAAATGCAGCAGCAGGACGGCGCCATCcaagaggaggacgaggagcggCAGGCAGACATGTGCGACCTCTCCCCTGCCTCCGATCGCTCGTCGTGGCTACTGCGCCTGTTCCAGTCCAAGCTATTTGATGCATCCATGGCGGTGGCGTACCTGTTCAAGTCAAAGGAGCCCGGCGTGCAGGCTTACATCGGGAACCGTCTCTTTGGCTTTCCACCCTCTGATGTGGACTTTTACTTGCCGCAGCTGCTCAGCATGTACGTGCACATGGATGGCGAGGTGGGCGACGCCATCCGACCGTACCTG GTGCACCGCTGCAGTGGTAGCATCGTCTTCTCGCTGCTGTGTGCGTGGCTGCTGGGCGCCTACTCGTCTGACATGCACATCTCGGCACAGCGACATTCACGAGGGGCCAGACTGCGAAAACTCATTCTGTCCGACCAGCTACGGCCCCCCGCTGCCACCACCGCCGCCCCAGCCTCGCCATGCTCCTCACCGGGCGTGTCACCCTCCCCAAGGGGCCACCAGAGATCCAAGTCGGACGCTACCACGTGCAGCGGCCCGGGTGGTGCCCTGCGCAGGACAGAAAGTAACCCCAAAGTGGAGGTGCAAGAG CCGGAGCGTCTGCGTCCTCAGCGCGAGCTGGTTAAGTCTCTGCTGGCGATCGGTCGCCGACTGGCCTCGCTGCCCGGCAAGGAGCAGAAGACGCAGCGTCTCATCTCGGAACTGTCACTGCTCAACCACAAGCTTCCCGCCAGAGTTTGGCTGCCCACGGCCGACTTTCAGCACCACCTGGTCAGGATTCCCCACACGCAAGCTGCCGTGCTCAACTCCAAAGACAAG GCTCCGTACATCATCTACGTGGAGGTGCTGGAGTGCGAAAACTTTGAAACGTCGCCCGTGCCCATCCGCATCCCCGAGACTCGGATCCGCTCGGCCCGGTCCGCCGACAACCTCGACTGCAATGCGGACACCGCCGCTTGCGCTGGTGCCACAGGTGGAAGCCTGTCCGGTGTGCACAACTACGACAACGACGATGACGCCTGGGCCACTGACGATATCGGACAGCTACAGGTAGAG GTTCAGACAAGTAGCAGTGACAACCTGAGTCAATTTTCGCTGGACAGCCTGACCAGCGTGGAGAGCAGGGAGATGTTTGTCGCCGCCGGAGATATCAG ACGCCGCCTGTCGGAGAACCTGGCCCAGACCCCCACTTCTTTCAGGAAAGACCCCGAGGATCCCTCGGCCGTCGCCCTCAAAGAGCCCTGGGAGGACAAAGTCAG GCGTATCCAGGAGACGTCCCCGTACGGCCACCTCTCCGGCTGGCATCTCCTTCCCGTCATCGTCAAGTGCGGAGACGACCTGAGACAAGAACTTTTGGCCTATCAGGTGCTCACCCAGCTACAG GCCATCTGGCGTCAGGAGCGAGTCCCTCTGTGGATCAAACCTTACAAGATCCTGGTGATGTCATCAGACAGCGGGATGATTGAACCTGTCCTCAACGCCGTCTCCCTGCATCAG GTGCGCAAACAAAGTCAGCTGTCGCTGCTGAAATACTTCCTGCAGGAACACGGCAGCTTCACCACCGAACAGTTCCTCAAAGCCCAGAGGAATTTCGTGCAGAGCTGCGCCGGCTACAGCCTTGTCTGTTACCTCCTGCAAGTCAAAGACAG GCACAATGGCAACATCCTCCTGGACTCTGAAGGTCACATCATTCATATCGACTTTGGCTTCATCTTGTCCAGCTCTCCGCGCAATCTCGGTTTCGAGACGTCCGCCTTTAAGCTGACCGACGACTTTGTGGAG GTGATGGGCGGCCTGAATGGCGACATGTTTGTCTACTACAAGATGCTGATGCTGCAGGGGATGATCGCGGCCAGGAAGCACATGGACAAGGTGCTGCACATGGTGGAGATCATGCAGCAAGGTCGGCGGCGGGCTCGCCATTCTATTTGCGTCCTCACAAAACATTTTGGGCTCCAGAGCAAAGTGAGCGCCATCGCTTGCGTATTTGTGTTGCCAGGATCGCACCTGGCTTGCTTCCAAGGCTCGGGGACCATCCGCGGCCTGAAGGAGCGTTTCCACATGAGCCTGACGGAGGAGCAGCTGCAGCTGCTGGTGGAGCGAATGGTGGATGGCTCCGTGCGCTCCATCACCACCAAACTCTACGACTCCTTCCAGTACATGGTCAACGGCATCATGTGA
- the LOC125987393 gene encoding phosphatidylinositol 4-kinase beta isoform X4: protein MADTRVSFSPALRLLQLSPAHTPAPAPPSSSPTAFSCPSSPSSASSSSSSSSRYSESCSDCPTRRQRRRRPALRPQPARDERPSSLSASPCSSSRGGSSASLSSDVPDPAPAPSPPPEKELQVIDTEVALKACQEVLLKVQMQQQDGAIQEEDEERQADMCDLSPASDRSSWLLRLFQSKLFDASMAVAYLFKSKEPGVQAYIGNRLFGFPPSDVDFYLPQLLSMYVHMDGEVGDAIRPYLVHRCSGSIVFSLLCAWLLGAYSSDMHISAQRHSRGARLRKLILSDQLRPPAATTAAPASPCSSPGVSPSPRGHQRSKSDATTCSGPGGALRRTESNPKVEVQEPERLRPQRELVKSLLAIGRRLASLPGKEQKTQRLISELSLLNHKLPARVWLPTADFQHHLVRIPHTQAAVLNSKDKAPYIIYVEVLECENFETSPVPIRIPETRIRSARSADNLDCNADTAACAGATGGSLSGVHNYDNDDDAWATDDIGQLQVETSSSDNLSQFSLDSLTSVESREMFVAAGDIRRRLSENLAQTPTSFRKDPEDPSAVALKEPWEDKVRRIQETSPYGHLSGWHLLPVIVKCGDDLRQELLAYQVLTQLQAIWRQERVPLWIKPYKILVMSSDSGMIEPVLNAVSLHQVRKQSQLSLLKYFLQEHGSFTTEQFLKAQRNFVQSCAGYSLVCYLLQVKDRHNGNILLDSEGHIIHIDFGFILSSSPRNLGFETSAFKLTDDFVEVMGGLNGDMFVYYKMLMLQGMIAARKHMDKVLHMVEIMQQGSHLACFQGSGTIRGLKERFHMSLTEEQLQLLVERMVDGSVRSITTKLYDSFQYMVNGIM, encoded by the exons ATGGCCGACACCCGAGTTTCCTTCTCTCCTGCTCTGCGTCTGCTCCAGCTAAGCCCCGCCCACACGCCAGCGCCCGCACCCCCGTCCTCGTCCCCTACCGCCTTTTCGTGCCCGTCGTCCCCCTCCAGCGCCTCGTCGTCATCCTCATCGTCATCGCGTTATTCCGAGAGTTGTTCGGACTGCCCGACTCGTCGGCAGCGCCGCCGACGCCCAGCGCTCCGCCCTCAGCCGGCCCGTGATGAGCGCCCGTCCTCGCTCAGCGCCAGTCCCTGCAGCTCCAGCCGCGGTGGCAGCAGTGCCAGCCTCAGCAGTGACGTCCCTGACCCCGCGCCCGCCCCCTCGCCCCCCCCTGAGAAGGAGCTCCAAG TGATTGACACAGAGGTGGCGCTGAAGGCGTGCCAGGAAGTTCTGCTGAAAGTCCAAATGCAGCAGCAGGACGGCGCCATCcaagaggaggacgaggagcggCAGGCAGACATGTGCGACCTCTCCCCTGCCTCCGATCGCTCGTCGTGGCTACTGCGCCTGTTCCAGTCCAAGCTATTTGATGCATCCATGGCGGTGGCGTACCTGTTCAAGTCAAAGGAGCCCGGCGTGCAGGCTTACATCGGGAACCGTCTCTTTGGCTTTCCACCCTCTGATGTGGACTTTTACTTGCCGCAGCTGCTCAGCATGTACGTGCACATGGATGGCGAGGTGGGCGACGCCATCCGACCGTACCTG GTGCACCGCTGCAGTGGTAGCATCGTCTTCTCGCTGCTGTGTGCGTGGCTGCTGGGCGCCTACTCGTCTGACATGCACATCTCGGCACAGCGACATTCACGAGGGGCCAGACTGCGAAAACTCATTCTGTCCGACCAGCTACGGCCCCCCGCTGCCACCACCGCCGCCCCAGCCTCGCCATGCTCCTCACCGGGCGTGTCACCCTCCCCAAGGGGCCACCAGAGATCCAAGTCGGACGCTACCACGTGCAGCGGCCCGGGTGGTGCCCTGCGCAGGACAGAAAGTAACCCCAAAGTGGAGGTGCAAGAG CCGGAGCGTCTGCGTCCTCAGCGCGAGCTGGTTAAGTCTCTGCTGGCGATCGGTCGCCGACTGGCCTCGCTGCCCGGCAAGGAGCAGAAGACGCAGCGTCTCATCTCGGAACTGTCACTGCTCAACCACAAGCTTCCCGCCAGAGTTTGGCTGCCCACGGCCGACTTTCAGCACCACCTGGTCAGGATTCCCCACACGCAAGCTGCCGTGCTCAACTCCAAAGACAAG GCTCCGTACATCATCTACGTGGAGGTGCTGGAGTGCGAAAACTTTGAAACGTCGCCCGTGCCCATCCGCATCCCCGAGACTCGGATCCGCTCGGCCCGGTCCGCCGACAACCTCGACTGCAATGCGGACACCGCCGCTTGCGCTGGTGCCACAGGTGGAAGCCTGTCCGGTGTGCACAACTACGACAACGACGATGACGCCTGGGCCACTGACGATATCGGACAGCTACAGGTAGAG ACAAGTAGCAGTGACAACCTGAGTCAATTTTCGCTGGACAGCCTGACCAGCGTGGAGAGCAGGGAGATGTTTGTCGCCGCCGGAGATATCAG ACGCCGCCTGTCGGAGAACCTGGCCCAGACCCCCACTTCTTTCAGGAAAGACCCCGAGGATCCCTCGGCCGTCGCCCTCAAAGAGCCCTGGGAGGACAAAGTCAG GCGTATCCAGGAGACGTCCCCGTACGGCCACCTCTCCGGCTGGCATCTCCTTCCCGTCATCGTCAAGTGCGGAGACGACCTGAGACAAGAACTTTTGGCCTATCAGGTGCTCACCCAGCTACAG GCCATCTGGCGTCAGGAGCGAGTCCCTCTGTGGATCAAACCTTACAAGATCCTGGTGATGTCATCAGACAGCGGGATGATTGAACCTGTCCTCAACGCCGTCTCCCTGCATCAG GTGCGCAAACAAAGTCAGCTGTCGCTGCTGAAATACTTCCTGCAGGAACACGGCAGCTTCACCACCGAACAGTTCCTCAAAGCCCAGAGGAATTTCGTGCAGAGCTGCGCCGGCTACAGCCTTGTCTGTTACCTCCTGCAAGTCAAAGACAG GCACAATGGCAACATCCTCCTGGACTCTGAAGGTCACATCATTCATATCGACTTTGGCTTCATCTTGTCCAGCTCTCCGCGCAATCTCGGTTTCGAGACGTCCGCCTTTAAGCTGACCGACGACTTTGTGGAG GTGATGGGCGGCCTGAATGGCGACATGTTTGTCTACTACAAGATGCTGATGCTGCAGGGGATGATCGCGGCCAGGAAGCACATGGACAAGGTGCTGCACATGGTGGAGATCATGCAGCAAG GATCGCACCTGGCTTGCTTCCAAGGCTCGGGGACCATCCGCGGCCTGAAGGAGCGTTTCCACATGAGCCTGACGGAGGAGCAGCTGCAGCTGCTGGTGGAGCGAATGGTGGATGGCTCCGTGCGCTCCATCACCACCAAACTCTACGACTCCTTCCAGTACATGGTCAACGGCATCATGTGA